In one Chitinophaga sancti genomic region, the following are encoded:
- a CDS encoding T9SS type A sorting domain-containing protein — MKRKVLYALLLMGCSAFNRVEAQTPPATWQEHWFEHNQLLTRKFYDNDVAVYYDNDVSTSVTWPYQYMGDVWRYTKKTYGWFGADPHLFVVMHTNKYSGGHPSGYFDASHDNRDVADVGPGPWTSASGGDHDLLTHEVGHIVEGDSKNAHNSPAFGIWGDSKWAEIYIYDVYNGLGMTSDAARVYTTFTNTTDNFPVTGTHWFRDWFYPIYSQYGGSKVLNRYFVLLSSYFPRSGSDYARSLNMGEFIHFWSAAAGVSLKSQATTAFGWNSTYESQFNQAQIDFPITYAPVTIASYMYQDINYGGYGISLPVGSYNLTALKAYGAINDDITSVKVTPGFKVTLYADDNFSGASIVLTSDVSLLDVSTWNDKVSSVKVEAVPAAAAEKESADLTVYPNPVLKGGMLTVNVGKYDGKEPVYVSVVDVNKKVVAARKDNAARIAMEVKDLPAGVYVVIVTNGRKSYTKKIVIQ; from the coding sequence ATGAAAAGAAAAGTACTGTATGCGCTTTTATTGATGGGCTGCTCAGCCTTTAACCGGGTAGAAGCACAGACGCCACCTGCTACCTGGCAGGAACACTGGTTTGAGCACAATCAATTACTGACACGGAAATTTTATGACAACGATGTCGCTGTTTATTATGACAACGATGTAAGTACTTCCGTTACCTGGCCCTATCAGTACATGGGCGATGTATGGCGGTACACGAAGAAAACCTATGGCTGGTTCGGTGCTGATCCCCATTTGTTTGTTGTAATGCATACCAACAAATACAGCGGTGGCCACCCTTCCGGTTATTTCGATGCCAGTCATGACAACCGCGATGTAGCGGATGTAGGTCCTGGTCCATGGACAAGCGCCAGCGGTGGCGATCATGACCTGCTCACACACGAAGTAGGTCACATTGTAGAAGGTGATTCCAAGAACGCGCATAACTCACCTGCCTTCGGGATCTGGGGAGACAGCAAGTGGGCGGAAATCTACATCTACGACGTGTACAATGGTCTTGGTATGACCAGCGATGCAGCCCGGGTGTACACTACGTTTACCAATACCACTGACAATTTCCCGGTTACCGGTACACATTGGTTCCGCGACTGGTTCTACCCAATTTACAGCCAGTATGGTGGCAGCAAAGTACTGAACAGGTATTTTGTATTATTATCTTCTTATTTTCCCAGGAGTGGCAGCGACTACGCCCGTTCATTGAACATGGGTGAGTTCATTCACTTCTGGAGCGCAGCAGCGGGTGTAAGCCTGAAATCACAGGCAACCACCGCGTTTGGCTGGAATTCCACGTACGAAAGTCAATTCAACCAGGCACAGATTGATTTCCCTATTACATATGCACCAGTTACGATTGCGTCTTATATGTACCAGGACATCAACTATGGTGGTTATGGTATCTCATTGCCTGTTGGTAGCTACAACCTCACTGCTTTAAAAGCATATGGTGCTATCAATGACGACATTACTTCTGTAAAAGTTACTCCTGGTTTCAAGGTGACTTTATATGCAGATGACAATTTCTCCGGAGCCTCCATCGTACTCACTTCCGATGTATCATTGCTGGATGTAAGTACCTGGAATGACAAGGTAAGCTCTGTAAAAGTAGAGGCGGTACCTGCCGCAGCTGCTGAAAAAGAAAGCGCAGATCTGACTGTGTATCCTAATCCTGTATTGAAAGGTGGTATGCTGACTGTAAATGTGGGTAAATACGATGGTAAAGAACCAGTATATGTATCTGTAGTAGATGTGAATAAGAAGGTGGTGGCGGCCAGGAAAGACAATGCAGCACGTATTGCCATGGAAGTCAAAGACTTACCCGCCGGTGTGTATGTGGTGATTGTAACGAATGGCAGAAAGAGCTATACGAAGAAGATTGTGATTCAGTAA
- a CDS encoding efflux RND transporter periplasmic adaptor subunit gives MKKNRIISNTILLCSLPAMLLLNSCGHTKGESEKESVAAEAPATQVIAVQKGKLSSSLKLPGELIAFQQVDIYAKVSSFVKRLNVDVGSEVKTGDLLVTMEAPELTAQLNAAESRLKSQEAIYLASKANYDRLYTTSLTPGTVSKNDLDNAKAKMNADMANLEAAKSSYREVADTRNYLEIRAPFSGIITARNVSAGAYVGPTGKGSELPIVTLQEQQKLRLVISVPESYTSYLGSNSDVSFTVKAYQGKQFTAKVNRLAGALDARLRSQRIEMDVTNNDKKLLPGMIAEVSIPMNTADSAFILPKSAVVNSTTGVFVVKVENNKAVHVPVSTGREVDGKTEVFGDLKVGDLIVATATEENRDGQDIKKTAFQKDSK, from the coding sequence ATGAAAAAGAATAGAATAATATCCAATACAATATTACTGTGCAGCTTACCCGCTATGCTGCTGCTGAACAGTTGCGGACACACAAAAGGTGAGTCAGAAAAAGAAAGTGTTGCTGCTGAAGCGCCGGCTACACAGGTTATCGCTGTACAAAAAGGGAAGTTGTCATCTTCCCTGAAACTGCCGGGTGAGCTGATCGCTTTCCAGCAGGTAGATATCTACGCCAAGGTAAGCAGCTTTGTGAAGAGGTTGAACGTGGACGTAGGATCTGAAGTAAAGACCGGCGACCTGCTGGTGACCATGGAAGCACCGGAGCTGACAGCCCAGCTGAATGCTGCTGAGAGCAGGCTCAAATCACAGGAGGCGATCTACCTGGCAAGTAAAGCAAACTACGATCGTTTATATACAACCAGCCTTACGCCGGGTACTGTTTCTAAAAACGACCTGGATAATGCAAAGGCAAAGATGAACGCTGACATGGCCAACCTGGAAGCAGCGAAATCTTCTTACAGGGAAGTCGCTGATACGAGGAATTACCTGGAGATCCGTGCGCCTTTCAGTGGCATCATCACTGCACGTAATGTAAGTGCGGGTGCCTATGTAGGTCCTACAGGTAAAGGTTCCGAACTGCCGATCGTCACCCTACAGGAACAGCAGAAACTGCGTCTGGTGATTTCAGTACCGGAGTCATACACCAGTTACCTGGGCAGCAACAGCGATGTAAGCTTCACGGTGAAAGCTTACCAGGGTAAACAGTTCACGGCAAAGGTCAATCGTCTGGCTGGTGCACTGGATGCCCGTCTGCGTTCTCAGCGTATTGAAATGGATGTGACTAACAATGATAAGAAACTGCTGCCTGGCATGATTGCCGAAGTAAGCATTCCAATGAATACGGCGGATAGTGCTTTCATCCTGCCTAAATCAGCAGTGGTAAATTCTACAACAGGCGTATTTGTCGTGAAAGTAGAAAATAACAAAGCTGTACATGTACCTGTTTCAACAGGTCGTGAAGTGGATGGTAAGACAGAGGTATTCGGCGATCTGAAAGTGGGTGATCTGATCGTGGCAACAGCGACTGAAGAAAACAGGGATGGCCAGGATATTAAGAAAACAGCATTCCAAAAGGATAGCAAATAA
- a CDS encoding efflux RND transporter permease subunit: MNLIRSALRKPITILVIVAAMFFFGVGAVRTIKVDIFPSLDLPVMYISHPFGGYTPTQMEAFFGKQYVNILLYVNGIKTIETKNIQGLSLLKVSFYPGTNMAQAQAELAAFCNRAQAIFPPGSQPPFILRFDASTLPVGNLVLSSDKRNNNELLDLANTYVRSSFTQIPGLLSAPPFGGNIRTVVIKVDPTLLRSHNLTPDQVVEALRLNNQVSPSGNVRIGDKNYITPVNTTIHTVKDFEDIPLFKGGAQTLFLRDVATVEDGADITAGYALVNGRRSIYLSVAKNGDASTWDVVQKLKAAIPRFQAQLPEDVKLSFEFDQSVYVINAVKSLISEGTIGAILTGLMVLLFLGDPRGALIVILTIPTSIIAAVLCLKLAGQTINIMTLSGLALAIGILVDESTVTIENIHQHLDMGKPKGLAIWDACKEIAFPKLLILFCILAVFAPAFTMGGIPGSLFLPLALAIGFAMIVSYFLAQTFVPVMANWLMKEHGHGSPQDYQPDGLEEDTWDEKKILIEHPHGGHDLPLTKFDKFRNRFMRFMDRILPARKLIVTIYIIGGMGLVVLLLNHIGRDVLPHSNGGQFQLRLRAPDGTRAEVTEAKTLKAINTIKELVGPENVSITSAYIGQHPGLFSTSPIYLFMAGPQEAVIQVALKEDYRMNMDELKDKIRAKLKEAEPDVKPSFEPIELTEKILSQGSPTPIEVRFSGRNRKQAEAYADTMIMKLKQIPFLRDVQKGQSTKYPSLKIEIDRLRAAQLGIDLQTISRTITASTSSSRYTEKNVWVDEKQNLSYNVQVEIPENKMTDIHSIEELPLLPNSARPVLGDVATITPDTTLGEADNLGAMPTLSVTANLNNIDLGTATTAVNKAIKSLGDMPRGLNVELVGLTSTLTDTLESLQNGLVVAIIVIFLMLAANFQSFKVSAVVLASVPAVLLGSLTLLIVTGSTLNLQSYMGIIMSVGVSISNAVLMVTNAEQLRRHNGDAILSAKEAVALRLRPILMTSLAMVAGMIPMASGLGETGDQTSPLGRAVIGGLVASTFSTLFLLPLVFSWAQGKASTKSVSLDPEDKESKNYVPSLYE; encoded by the coding sequence ATGAACCTGATAAGATCAGCACTACGCAAACCCATCACCATCCTGGTGATCGTGGCCGCCATGTTCTTCTTTGGTGTCGGCGCGGTCAGGACCATCAAGGTGGATATCTTCCCGTCACTGGATCTACCGGTGATGTATATATCGCATCCCTTCGGTGGTTACACGCCTACCCAGATGGAAGCCTTCTTTGGTAAACAATATGTAAACATCCTCCTCTATGTAAATGGTATCAAGACCATAGAGACGAAAAATATACAGGGGCTCTCACTCCTGAAAGTGAGCTTTTACCCTGGCACTAACATGGCACAGGCACAGGCGGAGCTTGCAGCCTTCTGTAACCGGGCGCAGGCTATCTTTCCACCCGGGTCTCAACCGCCGTTTATTCTTCGCTTCGATGCCTCTACCCTGCCTGTAGGTAACCTGGTACTGAGCAGCGACAAGCGTAATAACAACGAACTGCTGGACCTCGCTAACACTTATGTGCGTTCGTCCTTTACACAGATCCCAGGTCTCCTGTCTGCCCCTCCTTTTGGTGGTAACATCCGTACAGTGGTGATCAAAGTGGATCCTACCTTATTAAGATCTCACAACCTGACACCTGACCAGGTAGTGGAAGCCCTGCGCCTTAACAACCAGGTATCCCCTTCCGGTAACGTACGTATCGGCGACAAGAACTATATCACACCCGTAAACACCACCATCCATACCGTAAAAGATTTCGAAGATATTCCACTCTTTAAAGGTGGTGCACAAACACTCTTCCTCCGTGACGTAGCAACTGTTGAAGATGGTGCAGACATCACTGCCGGTTATGCACTGGTAAATGGCCGCCGCTCTATCTACCTCTCTGTAGCAAAGAATGGTGACGCCTCTACCTGGGATGTGGTACAAAAACTGAAAGCAGCCATCCCCCGCTTCCAGGCACAGCTGCCGGAAGATGTGAAGCTGTCTTTTGAATTTGACCAGTCTGTATATGTAATCAACGCGGTGAAAAGCCTGATCAGTGAAGGTACAATTGGTGCGATACTTACAGGTCTGATGGTATTACTCTTCCTGGGTGACCCAAGAGGTGCCCTCATTGTAATCCTCACTATCCCGACCTCTATCATTGCAGCAGTACTCTGCCTTAAACTGGCAGGTCAGACGATCAACATTATGACACTGAGTGGCCTTGCACTCGCCATCGGGATACTGGTGGATGAGAGTACGGTAACGATTGAAAACATCCACCAGCACCTGGATATGGGCAAGCCCAAGGGCCTCGCCATCTGGGATGCCTGTAAGGAAATCGCTTTCCCCAAACTCCTCATCCTGTTCTGTATCCTCGCCGTGTTTGCACCGGCATTCACCATGGGCGGTATCCCGGGTTCATTGTTCCTGCCACTGGCGCTCGCTATTGGTTTCGCAATGATCGTGTCTTACTTCCTGGCGCAGACCTTTGTACCTGTAATGGCTAACTGGCTCATGAAAGAACATGGTCATGGCAGCCCACAGGATTACCAACCTGATGGCCTGGAAGAAGATACATGGGATGAAAAGAAAATACTCATTGAACATCCACATGGTGGTCATGATCTGCCACTGACGAAATTCGATAAATTCCGTAACCGCTTTATGCGTTTTATGGATCGCATCCTGCCGGCACGTAAACTCATTGTTACCATTTATATCATTGGTGGTATGGGCCTGGTAGTATTGTTACTGAACCACATTGGCCGTGACGTATTACCGCATAGTAATGGTGGTCAGTTCCAGCTTCGTTTACGCGCCCCTGATGGTACCCGTGCTGAAGTAACTGAAGCAAAAACACTGAAAGCGATCAATACGATCAAAGAACTGGTAGGACCGGAGAATGTATCTATCACCTCTGCTTATATTGGTCAGCACCCGGGACTCTTCTCTACTTCACCTATCTACCTGTTCATGGCAGGTCCGCAGGAAGCAGTTATACAGGTAGCCCTGAAAGAAGACTACAGGATGAACATGGATGAACTGAAAGATAAGATCAGGGCTAAACTGAAAGAAGCAGAACCTGATGTAAAACCATCCTTCGAGCCAATAGAACTGACTGAAAAGATCCTGAGCCAGGGCTCACCTACCCCAATCGAGGTAAGGTTCTCCGGCCGAAACAGGAAACAGGCAGAAGCGTATGCAGACACGATGATCATGAAGCTGAAGCAGATTCCTTTCCTTCGGGATGTACAGAAAGGACAATCTACCAAATATCCTTCGCTGAAGATCGAGATCGACCGCTTAAGGGCTGCGCAGCTGGGCATTGATTTGCAGACCATTTCCCGTACAATCACTGCTTCTACTTCATCCTCCCGCTATACGGAGAAAAACGTATGGGTAGATGAAAAGCAGAACCTGAGCTATAACGTACAGGTGGAGATCCCGGAAAATAAAATGACAGATATTCATTCAATCGAGGAATTACCTTTATTGCCAAACAGTGCACGTCCGGTACTGGGTGATGTAGCCACCATCACACCCGATACCACACTGGGTGAAGCTGATAACCTGGGTGCGATGCCAACCCTGTCAGTAACTGCCAACCTCAATAACATTGACCTTGGTACGGCAACGACAGCAGTAAACAAGGCGATCAAATCACTGGGTGACATGCCCCGTGGTTTGAATGTGGAACTGGTAGGTCTGACTTCTACACTGACAGATACACTGGAAAGCTTACAGAATGGCCTGGTAGTAGCGATCATTGTGATCTTCCTGATGCTGGCGGCAAACTTCCAGTCCTTCAAGGTATCGGCGGTGGTACTTGCTTCCGTACCTGCGGTACTGTTAGGTTCTCTCACGCTGCTTATAGTGACAGGTTCCACCCTGAACCTCCAGTCTTATATGGGTATTATCATGTCGGTGGGTGTATCGATCTCCAACGCGGTGTTGATGGTAACGAATGCAGAACAGTTGCGCCGTCATAATGGCGATGCAATCCTCTCTGCAAAAGAAGCTGTGGCCTTGCGTCTGCGCCCGATCCTGATGACGAGTCTTGCAATGGTGGCTGGTATGATCCCCATGGCGAGTGGCCTGGGTGAAACCGGTGACCAGACTTCTCCGCTGGGTCGTGCGGTTATCGGTGGCCTGGTTGCCTCTACCTTTAGTACCCTCTTCTTACTACCACTGGTATTCTCATGGGCACAGGGTAAGGCAAGCACCAAATCCGTATCACTGGACCCGGAAGATAAAGAAAGTAAAAACTATGTACCATCCTTGTATGAATAG
- a CDS encoding TolC family protein, whose translation MQRKKLVCLFLLLLYGPVKMARAQVLTLKDAVQTALANYGTIKAKANYLKASQSTAQSVKREYLPNVNVAGQQDYGTINGIYGPSYGLNGLAVASSGPTFAQNNWNAAFGGLYLANVNWDFFSFGRIREKIKTAQATVQRDDADLAQEKFQHEVRVAAAYLNLLAAQRLTGSWKNNLDRADTFRAVVVTRVNNGLIAGVDSSLANAEVSNARIAYTNAKDNEQTQANNLAILMGVPVQDFVLDTFFIKQIPTAMADSADIVNNPTLKFYENQLRVNQEQAKYLQRLYYPTFSFFSTMQTRGSGFGTGYAADQSDYTHAYWDGVKPSRSNYLLGIGATWNLTSILRVNKQVAAQKFTAAGIQDQYDLVKQQLTAQLKLSDTKMKNALDNYREAPIQVTAASDAYNQRTVLYKNGLNTIVDVTQVLYTLNRAETDRDIAYTNVWQALLLKAAASGNFSLFINEF comes from the coding sequence ATGCAAAGAAAAAAACTCGTCTGTCTCTTTCTCCTGCTGCTGTACGGTCCGGTGAAGATGGCACGCGCACAGGTGTTGACACTCAAAGATGCAGTGCAGACTGCCCTGGCCAACTACGGAACTATCAAGGCTAAAGCCAATTACTTAAAGGCCTCTCAGTCAACCGCGCAATCCGTGAAGCGGGAATACCTGCCCAACGTGAACGTGGCCGGACAGCAGGATTACGGAACCATCAATGGGATCTATGGTCCTTCTTACGGCCTGAATGGTCTTGCCGTAGCCTCATCAGGCCCCACCTTCGCGCAAAACAACTGGAACGCTGCTTTTGGTGGATTGTACCTGGCTAATGTCAACTGGGATTTCTTCTCCTTTGGCCGTATCAGGGAAAAGATTAAAACCGCACAGGCCACCGTACAGAGAGATGATGCGGACCTGGCACAGGAAAAATTTCAGCATGAAGTAAGAGTAGCTGCAGCTTACCTCAATTTATTGGCTGCCCAGCGCCTCACCGGTAGCTGGAAGAATAACCTGGACAGGGCCGATACTTTCCGTGCTGTGGTAGTAACCCGTGTAAACAATGGCCTGATCGCCGGCGTTGATTCATCTCTTGCCAATGCAGAAGTATCCAATGCACGTATCGCATATACGAATGCAAAGGACAACGAACAAACGCAGGCCAACAACCTGGCCATCCTGATGGGGGTTCCGGTGCAGGACTTTGTACTCGATACCTTCTTCATTAAGCAGATCCCTACCGCTATGGCAGATTCTGCTGACATCGTAAACAACCCTACCCTGAAGTTCTACGAAAATCAACTCAGGGTAAACCAGGAACAGGCGAAGTACTTACAAAGACTGTATTACCCAACCTTCTCCTTCTTTAGTACCATGCAAACGAGAGGATCCGGGTTCGGTACCGGCTACGCCGCAGATCAGTCAGATTATACACATGCTTACTGGGATGGTGTGAAGCCCAGCCGTAGCAACTATCTGCTGGGTATCGGTGCCACATGGAACCTAACTTCTATACTCAGGGTCAATAAACAGGTAGCAGCACAGAAATTTACTGCAGCAGGAATACAGGATCAATACGACCTTGTAAAGCAACAACTCACCGCGCAGTTAAAACTGTCTGACACCAAAATGAAGAATGCACTGGACAACTACAGGGAAGCGCCTATCCAGGTCACAGCAGCATCCGATGCTTACAACCAGCGCACTGTATTGTACAAAAACGGACTGAATACAATCGTGGACGTAACGCAGGTGTTATACACACTGAACCGTGCAGAAACAGACCGCGACATCGCGTACACGAACGTATGGCAGGCATTGCTCCTGAAAGCAGCCGCCAGTGGTAATTTTTCTCTTTTCATTAATGAATTCTAA
- a CDS encoding sensor histidine kinase, which produces MKLVNKFTLWYLCITLAAMLAGIGIAYYKVKSEIDEAEISRLKVYNDLMAQTMRNGVSPDTYLRGRPAEIKVLKQNEIPVNKYEVYEHTFYNTMLKHRECRLTVTSYYNINGTYYSICSYNYITKANEILTGLASSFIWIFSILFLLTALSARFVSRIILAPFNKTLKRIQRFNLKQKQRLSLPVPNAKELKALNSFLNNMTDKALDDYRALKEFTENASHELQTPLAILRSKLELLTESYLHGKDVDTVMSLICDMQNAIEKLSRINSSLTLLAKMENNEYDDKRTISLSGLLTETLNSFSELLEMKSISLSRNIYKGILLQLHPSLADILLGNLLSNAIRHNITNGTIEVHLTREKLVITNTGLPPEVPTSELFRRFKKGNKRSDSIGIGLAIVKQICDLNHFTILYDYANGWHTIQIIFDESIGALKAGINDDVLTPRPEFLH; this is translated from the coding sequence ATGAAACTCGTCAACAAATTTACTTTATGGTATCTCTGTATCACGCTGGCAGCAATGCTGGCCGGTATCGGTATCGCCTATTATAAGGTAAAATCAGAGATCGATGAAGCGGAAATAAGCCGCCTCAAAGTCTACAATGACCTCATGGCCCAGACTATGCGCAACGGCGTAAGCCCGGATACCTACCTCCGTGGCAGACCCGCAGAAATCAAAGTATTGAAGCAAAACGAAATACCTGTGAACAAGTATGAAGTGTACGAACATACCTTCTACAATACCATGCTCAAACACAGGGAATGCCGCCTCACCGTTACCTCCTATTATAATATAAACGGCACTTACTACAGTATCTGCTCTTATAATTATATCACGAAGGCAAACGAAATACTCACAGGACTGGCCAGCTCGTTTATCTGGATCTTTTCTATCCTGTTCCTGCTTACAGCTTTGTCAGCAAGATTCGTATCACGTATCATCCTGGCACCATTCAACAAAACGCTGAAAAGAATACAGCGCTTTAACCTTAAACAAAAACAAAGACTTTCTCTTCCGGTACCCAATGCCAAAGAGCTGAAAGCCCTCAATAGCTTTTTAAATAACATGACCGACAAGGCGCTGGATGATTATCGTGCACTGAAAGAGTTTACCGAAAACGCCTCCCATGAATTGCAGACACCACTCGCAATCCTTCGCAGTAAGCTGGAACTGCTCACAGAATCATACCTGCATGGAAAAGACGTTGACACTGTCATGTCACTCATCTGTGATATGCAGAATGCCATCGAGAAATTATCCAGGATCAACAGCTCACTGACGCTGCTCGCCAAAATGGAGAACAATGAATATGATGATAAACGCACCATATCACTCTCCGGTCTGTTGACAGAAACTTTAAACAGTTTCTCAGAATTACTGGAAATGAAATCCATTTCATTATCCCGCAATATTTATAAAGGCATCTTGCTACAGCTGCATCCCTCCCTGGCAGACATTCTCCTCGGTAACCTGCTAAGCAATGCCATTCGTCATAACATCACTAATGGAACCATAGAGGTCCACCTCACCAGGGAAAAACTTGTCATCACCAATACCGGTCTCCCTCCTGAAGTGCCTACCAGTGAGCTCTTCCGCCGCTTCAAAAAAGGCAACAAAAGAAGTGATTCCATCGGTATCGGTCTCGCAATCGTAAAACAGATCTGCGATCTTAACCATTTCACCATCCTCTATGACTATGCCAATGGATGGCACACCATTCAAATTATTTTCGATGAATCAATAGGTGCCTTAAAAGCAGGAATCAACGACGACGTGCTCACACCACGGCCCGAGTTCCTGCATTAA
- a CDS encoding response regulator transcription factor: MKVLLIEDNIELAASITSYLEKEGYLCEVSYTSNDAHNKLISFQYDVILLDITLPDGNGLDLLQLIHQEKIESCVVIISAKNSLEDKITGLEGGADDYLTKPFHLPELHARLRAVYRRKKLQGSNIVTFNEIRLNTDTLEALVNNTPLDVTPKEFDLLLYFLVNKNRVLSRQSIAAHLWGDYTDNLSNFDFVYQHVKNLRKKIHAANGGDYINTVYGLGYKFNTTAS; encoded by the coding sequence ATGAAAGTACTGCTCATTGAAGATAATATAGAACTGGCCGCAAGCATTACCAGTTATCTTGAAAAAGAAGGATACCTGTGTGAGGTTAGCTATACCAGTAATGACGCACACAATAAACTAATCTCATTTCAATACGACGTCATCCTGCTCGATATCACTTTGCCGGATGGAAATGGTCTTGACTTATTGCAGCTCATACATCAGGAAAAGATCGAAAGCTGTGTTGTGATCATCTCCGCAAAGAACTCACTGGAGGATAAGATTACCGGACTGGAAGGAGGTGCCGACGACTACCTGACAAAGCCGTTCCACTTACCTGAACTACACGCAAGATTAAGAGCCGTATACAGAAGAAAGAAACTACAGGGCAGCAATATTGTCACTTTCAATGAGATCCGGCTGAATACAGATACACTGGAAGCGCTGGTAAATAATACACCGCTCGATGTAACACCAAAAGAGTTCGACCTGTTATTGTATTTCCTCGTGAATAAAAACAGGGTGCTCTCCCGGCAATCGATAGCTGCTCACTTGTGGGGCGATTATACCGACAACCTCTCCAATTTTGATTTTGTATATCAGCATGTGAAAAACTTACGTAAGAAGATCCATGCAGCCAATGGAGGTGATTATATCAACACTGTGTACGGATTAGGATATAAATTCAATACAACTGCTTCATAA
- a CDS encoding NAD(P)-dependent alcohol dehydrogenase, giving the protein MIPAKGYAAFDAQAQLGPFNFERREPGPHDVQFDILYCGVCHSDLHQIKNEWGNAIYPMVPGHEIVGRVTAVGAHVKKFKTGDLVGVGCLVDSCRDCENCAQGQEQYCLKGSSGTYNSYEQDKKTVTYGGYSNKIVVNEDFVLLVSEKLSLPAVAPLLCAGITTWSPLRHWKVGKGHKVGVLGLGGLGHMAVKFAVSFGAEVTMLSTSPNKKADAERLGAHHFLLTSDQEQLNAARGQFDFIIDTVSAEHDYGMYLGLLRTNGVHICVGAPPTPASVHAFAMIAGRKSIAGSMIGGIQETQEMLDYCAEHNIVSDIELIEMPYIQNAYDRMLKGDVRYRFVIDMATL; this is encoded by the coding sequence ATGATTCCAGCTAAAGGATACGCTGCGTTTGACGCCCAGGCGCAGCTAGGACCTTTCAATTTTGAAAGAAGGGAACCAGGACCCCACGATGTACAATTCGACATTTTATACTGTGGAGTATGTCACTCTGATCTTCATCAGATCAAAAACGAGTGGGGAAATGCCATTTACCCAATGGTACCAGGCCATGAGATCGTAGGCCGTGTGACAGCAGTAGGTGCGCACGTAAAGAAATTTAAAACCGGCGACCTCGTAGGTGTTGGCTGCCTGGTAGATTCCTGCCGTGACTGTGAAAACTGTGCCCAGGGTCAGGAACAATATTGCCTGAAGGGTTCTTCCGGCACATACAACAGCTATGAGCAAGACAAAAAGACGGTAACCTATGGCGGTTATTCCAACAAGATCGTGGTGAACGAAGACTTCGTCCTGCTGGTATCTGAGAAACTGAGCCTGCCAGCAGTAGCCCCATTATTATGTGCGGGTATCACTACATGGTCACCATTACGCCACTGGAAGGTGGGTAAAGGCCATAAAGTAGGTGTACTGGGTCTGGGCGGTCTCGGCCACATGGCAGTGAAATTTGCCGTGTCTTTTGGCGCAGAAGTGACTATGCTGAGTACCTCTCCTAATAAGAAAGCAGATGCCGAACGCCTGGGTGCACATCACTTCCTGCTTACCAGCGACCAGGAACAGTTGAATGCAGCCAGAGGTCAGTTCGATTTCATTATCGATACCGTTTCTGCTGAACATGATTATGGGATGTACCTCGGTTTGCTGAGGACGAATGGTGTACATATTTGTGTGGGTGCACCTCCAACACCTGCTTCTGTGCATGCATTTGCAATGATTGCAGGCCGTAAGTCCATTGCAGGTTCTATGATCGGTGGTATCCAGGAAACACAGGAAATGCTGGACTATTGCGCCGAGCACAACATTGTATCTGATATCGAACTGATTGAGATGCCTTATATTCAGAATGCGTACGACAGGATGCTGAAAGGCGATGTGCGTTACCGCTTCGTAATTGATATGGCAACATTGTAA